Part of the Vitis vinifera cultivar Pinot Noir 40024 chromosome 13, ASM3070453v1 genome is shown below.
TTTGTGGTAGTCTCTCAAATACCTAAACTGCCCTCCAGATTTTAGGGCAGGGCCCACTCTTTGAGGTGGTATTCTCGGTACTAAGATTTGTTAGGAAAGGTTTTGGTGTGAAAACTGAGGGCCTCTTGGGAATATGAAATTAGAAATGTTTACACACGTTGCATGTATTTTCTTTTGCATGCATTACACGTAGATCGGAGTTTATGCAGTTACTCACACTTTTTGTGTGCCAACAATACTGTAATGCCACATCACCATATGATGGGCTCTTtagtcttttcaaaaaaaataataataaatttaagaaactCTTACTAACTATGTGAAGGTGAGTATCCGTGGCCAACTTCTTAGAGGGACTATGGTGGTTCAAGAATGAAAGTTTGAGGTAAGATCAGGTTTGTGATGCCTTTACATGTTTTGGACCGCACACATGCTACATTGATGTATTCAATGAACCTATAGTCTTGGTCAACAAGCCCGGTTAGTCTTTGAAATTTCATTGCAATAGGGAAGATTTCATATGAACGGCACTTGCACATGGGTTAGTTGATCTTAAGAGATGCGGGAAGCTATTCCAACAAAGCACGAAACGTGAACTTCAAAAGGAAATCGGGTTAACATTACTAAATCGAAACATGGCAGCCGACGATAACGTTAGGGAGTCCAAAGATGTTACCATATTTAttgttatcaatatttttatttattcaatagaAATTGAGGATTAAAAAATAtcacaaaaatgagaaaaaacaaaattaattatatggcttacatttcaaatatttaacaaaatatatgAAAGTTGAATATCATACACTATTAAATGGCGGGattctcttctttattttttcaattatctCATTCTATTAAATTAGTCATCTaatattaatcaatttaaaggtaaaattaatcacattttaaaaaaaatttaattgacCAAGGTTTGTGTTGTGCATCTAATATATACTTAAATACTTTACTATGCTATAATCCTCCAGCTAAGAAATGaaatcaaaacttaaaaatcatttatatatatatattattaagttTAGGTAGTGAAGCAATTAATGTGGATATAAAATTAATGCCAAAACTTTTGATTGCTCCCTTCACATTCTccacaaccaaacaaaggatataagaaaaataaagaaaggaagTTGGGgtagtttgatttttttgttatctTGGTTTGAAGTCAATAGAGGAATCTTTGGGCTGGTACTCGATAGTTAAGAGACATCAGGGTATAATGACTTtcaatcgtgtagatattgtccactttaaTTTCAATGAACCATCATCGCTTTAAATTGCATTTACATTACTAAGAGCaactcatacatatatagtacTAGGAAAATTTTTTCCTATTCAATGTGGATTATCAAATTAGGTATCTTTCAATTTTAGGTATTACACAAGGATTCCAACTCAGATGACTTGGCTTGATGTATACTCAAAGCCTTGACAAGGGAACGTACATGtaataaagtgaaaattaaaCCTTGCCACCCTTCTATCTTTGGTATGAAACACTACTCCATTAGCCATTAAACATCTACAAAAAAAAGGGTATGCACATGTGTTATATGTACCAAAATAATGGTGAAAATGATACCTAATTTGATGGAGACATGATTTCAATCTCATTTGTGAAGTTAATTAAAGGAAAGTGACAAAAGCATCTCATTTATGTatcaaaaattattctaattGGCATTAATCAATCTATCACTTTGGACAATAGAAGTAGCTAATGAATAAATGATACTTGGAATTGCTCATTTCACTCTTTGATTGAGATGAATGATAGAGGATTATAGCTACCATTTATATTCCATTGGATTTATTGTTTTGTGATGTCATTAGAAgcatatacaaattatttagcTAAGAAAATgcattaatttattattttggattattcaaatgcatgaagaataattagaattaagtattttactatttaattaaaataaatgatagaaAAAGGAGCCTCCGTATATCCACacacataatttgattagatttgttatatatagagagagagctGCTTAGATTAAGGAGCTTATTAATTAATAcctagaaaatataaaataataagaaaagacTAGAAGGTGTGAGTCATTAGCTAAtactacattttttaattagattcatcaaaatatGATATTTCGTTTGAAGATTTCTATTCTATGAAAACTTAAGTTATAGTTGAGATGTATTAATTTGTCATTTTGGACAATTAATTACAAAGCTAAATGGAGGAGATCCCATGTTTAAGTTGTTGGCTAAgaagatgtttgtttttttaacttttcgctcaagcaatttgtttttagtttttacattatttgtttttctatcttTTCATGATTTATCATAACCTTTTGTTCAATagaaaaagcaaaaatatttaactttttctaaatagaaaaatcaatatattggtttttatttactttttaatatttaataaaaataaacaacctaatatttaacattattaaacattaaagttctatttagaattaaataaataaaaaaaacaaacaaacaaacaccacctaatagttgtttgataaaacttaatatttattacttaattattaaattgactTTCAATTagattatatttaaattattaacttaaaatttattaattaatatttactttaagtattaaacttgttcaacaaaattaatttaaaaattattttaaatcatcaaattatcATATTTACCTTCATTAATTTGAACCAATATTTacattctttaattttatttaacatttattttttaatcttaaatgataaatttgcttattaaacatccatatttaaaatatggtaaatacataaaataacaCAAATTATTTACGATAACTAATGAATTATAAATGTGAAgttataattgtaaaatatacaCTAACTAAATGTggacaaatgaaacaaaaaaataaaaataaaaaaataattaaaattaaaaataagttaattattttgatttaatgcttaaaattaaaaattaaaattaattttaagatataacatgaagttattttataaaataaatttaatctaCTTAacgaattaaattaaattaaattaaattattaagtggATAAACTGATTACCAAACACCCAACAGTTAACACCCTCTTCTTAAAGAAAGTTTTTGAATCTTATCGTTTTGAACTGGGATATCTTGGAACTGCAGGGAGGAACCCCTGTTTGCTGTGTTTCATATTCTCAAATTACCCGCTTCTTTTTCATTCGGCGTTTTTGATCCATCTTCATTGTTCTGTTCAGATTTTCTCTTCAGTTTTCTGCCAAGATGAATCTGGCTAGAAAACCAGGAGAATGTTCTAtcatagaagaaaataatattcaCTAGACTCTTTCAACTTAATCAACATGCAGAGAAAACCAGTTGGGTGACCAATTATTCACATGGTAACTGACATACATGGTCTCTCTACTTGTTAATCATCAGCCAAGCTTATAGTAATATAAGCTTGGGTTCATCTCCCTTATGACACTGATGACAAGTTTGCATGGGCTTCGCCTTCTGGTGATTTTGCATTGGTGATTTTGCATTTGGATTCCGACCCCCTTCAGGTGAAAAGGATCTATTCCTTCTTGCTACCTGGACTGCAAATGGAAATTAACCGGAGCCAAGAGGATCAAAAGTTGAGCTTACCACCAATGGACAGCTTGTTCTCCATGGAGGCTAAGAGATATGGAAGACAAAGACTGGTAATATGAGCAGCGAAGCAGTGCATGGTGCCATGCTTGGAGATGGAAATTGAATACCAGTATATGGAGAGCTTCAAGCACCCAACTAATACCATCTAGCCAACCCAGGGATTGGGTGTTGGAGCCCACTGTGCAGTTACTCTTTTTGAGGACCTGAGGTTTGCAAATGGAACTGAAAGATATTGGAGGAAAAGACTACCTCTTTCAAATGGGAGGTTGGATCAAACTGCTGTTGCCGGAAGTGCTCTAATCAAGATACTGAAGTCCAATGAACTAACTTCAGGCAGAGGCAAGCAAAATAAAGCAATTCTAATCCTCTCAGTCCTCTTAGGCGCTTCTGTGTTCCTCTTCAattatagaagaaaataatattcaCTGGACTTTTTCAACTTAATGCAACATGCAGAGAAAACCAGTTGGGTGACCAATTATTCACATAATAACTTACATACATAGTCTCTCTACCTCTAATTGTTACTCATCAGCCAAGCTTATAGTAATATAAGCTTGGGTTCATCTCTCTATGCCACTGATGCCAACTCTGCATGGGTTTTGCCCTCTGGTGATTTTGCAATTGAATTCTGACCCTCTCCAGGTGAAAAGGATCTATTCCTTCTTGCTGTCTGGACTGCAAATGGTTGCCAAGAATCAAAAGTTGAGCTTACCACCAATGGACGGTTTGTTCTCCATGGAGGCTAAGAGATATGGAAGACAAAGATTTGGTAATATGAGCAGAGAAGCAGTGCATGGTGCCGTGCTCAGAAATGGGAATTGTATACCAGTATATGGGAGAGCTTCAAGCACCCAACTAATACCATATTGCCAACCCAGGGATCGGGTGTTGCAGCCTACTGTGCAGTTGCTATTTTTGAGGACCTGAGGTTTGCATATGGAACTGGAAGCTGTTGGAGGAAAAGACTACCTCTTTCAAATGGGAGGTTGGATAAAACTACTGTTGCCAGAAGTGCTCTAATCATGATATTGAAGTCCAGTGAACTAACTTCAGGCAGAGGCAAGCAAAATAAAGCAATTATAATCCTCTCAGTCCTCTTAGGCCCCTCTCTGTTCTTCTTTGTTTCTGTCACTGCAATTTCTCTAGTTTTCTAATGCTTGAACCTCAAAAATCTGCAGCTTTATCACAGAATCCCGAGTACAAGAGGTGGTAGAAGCCTTTGGCACTGTCTATAAAGGGATATTACCATCAGGTTCTGGAAATTCTGTTGCTGAAAGGAAGTTGGAGAAGGTGGTGGGAGAAGGTGAGAAAGAATTCAAAGCAGAAGTGAATGTGATAGGCCAAACTCACCATAAGAATCCAGGACGCTTGCTGGGTTTTACTGCCATGAGGGTGAACACCGACTTCTGGTGTATGAGTTCATGCACAATGGCTCTTTATCAAGCTTCCTTTTCAGAGGCGCCTGAGGACTTGTGCCTGAATGAAGAATGCAGTAAACAGATCATCCATTGCAACATAAAAGCCTCAGAACATAACTCATGGATGATACTTTTACAGCCAAAGTTGCAAACTTTGGCTGGGAAAGCTTCTGATAAGCAACCAGACTTGAACACTCACAGGCATCAGAGGGACTATGGAGTATATTCAGAAAACTCGGGCAGCCTATATCTCTTATAATAACACATTATGAAGCATCAGCTCAACGCCAGGGTCAATCTGCAAAGCAAGGGATTCATCAATGTTTCCTTCAAACTAAATAATAAGGAACAAAATGGATCATTCTGCATTTTCAGTTGTGTTTGTTATAGCATTTATACAAGAACTTTTGGGGTTTCTATGTATGACTTTATTCTTTAGGGGTTTCAATATATAACTTCATCCCTACTTTGTCAGTGAATATGGTGATGGTGTTACATTATAAATCATAGTGAACTGGTGGAATTTGATCATTTAGTCAACTTCATCCAAAACTGTTCCACAGTTGAGGGGATTGTTAACTTTGCCATGGGCCAAGCAGCAATTTCTTAAGAAGCTGGGTAACAAAGAGTACCATAATTTGGACTAGTTTCAATGGAAACTCTCCTGTTTTTGTGCATGATGTCTTCAGCTTCAGCTTTTCCTTTGCTTTTGACTAGCCTGAAATTGATCCAACTCTCTTTAATTAATCGATTAAATGCATAAATGAATCCTATTCATTGTTTGAAGTAATAACAAAATTCTGGAAGACCAGGAAAGTTTGACACTGGAGAGAAGACAAAATGACAACACCATAAATTCTGGAAGAGGGCTTTGCTTTCTAACCATTACCATAATTTTAGAGCTCAACCCGGATGAGTAAATTATATTTCAGAATGTTCAGAAGATATTCTAAAGACATGCACCTTCTACTCACAGTTTCTTGCTCTTCTTGAACAGAGCAATGAACATCAATAGTTCAGCACCCAGGAATCTCCCCCTCCTCCAATTCCTTCACTGGGAAAACTCTACCAGAATCAGAACAATATATCCTCTTCCTTAGGGGAAAAGTCACCTTCCCAATCAAGGAAATCATCAGGATTAATTTGGGCAATATATATCAAGAGTATACATCAAGAAGCTTTGCTCAAAATTGAAATACATCAAGAGCTGCCATTTTCTTCTATTTCACATTTGGACTTAGGCAATCAATGGTAACAGTCTAACACACTCCTTAAGCTCCGATTGAGGTTGGCAGGGATTGGCAACTTTAATGACTTCAAAATCATAGCTCTGTGAAGGGAGACAAACATGAATCACAGGAAGATCAACAAGTCAACAACTATCAATCAGCAAGGAACAGGAAATACCTTTGGACATTTacgaatgaaaattttgagagtcCAGCTTTGAAGAGTACAGATAAGAGGGTtgagttttcttttattctgaAATAAGATTAGAAGCATCAATGAAACAGTAAAAGGTTATATATAGAAGCCCTTCTAAATCACCGAAGAGACCCCACAAGCAGATTTGAAGAGTAGATCATTGCAAAGTTACTGGATCCATTATCTAGCTAATTATCTATCAATTTCTAAGGCTTGATTGTAGtagaaaaaatttctaattacAATGCCACAAAATTGGTTGAtccattaaaaacaaaaatgaggcTCTTGAGATTAGGAATG
Proteins encoded:
- the LOC132254938 gene encoding G-type lectin S-receptor-like serine/threonine-protein kinase LECRK3: MEINRSQEDQKLSLPPMDSLFSMEAKRYGRQRLPTQGLGVGAHCAVTLFEDLRFANGTERYWRKRLPLSNGRLDQTAVAGSALIKILKSNELTSGRGEKDLFLLAVWTANGCQESKVELTTNGRIWESFKHPTNTILPTQGSGVAAYCAVAIFEDLSFITESRVQEVVEAFGTVYKGILPSGSGNSVAERKLEKVVGEGEKEFKAEVNVIGQTHHKNPGRLLGFTAMRVNTDFWCMSSCTMALYQASFSEAPEDLCLNEECSKQIIHCNIKASEHNSWMILLQPKLQTLAGKASDKQPDLNTHRHQRDYGVYSENSGSLYLL